ACTATTAATGATAGTCTTCGTATTCCAGGCTTATTTTCTGTTGATTATTCTCTGAAAGATTTAATAACACGTATCGGCCAAAATAATGATAGTCGTGTAGAAATGAGTGGTTTAGCTGATATGTTTATTCGCTTATCTGATAAAACTTATGTAGCAAAATTGCATCTAACTTTTGATGCCATTCCAGAATATAACCCACAAGAAGGCGCCCTGTATTTAAAACAACTACGGATTTTGCGCTGGTCAGGTGAACCTAATAATGTGATGGAGCAACTACAAAGTGTGATGCCATTATTAAGCAGAGGGATCGCCACCTTACTCGGCGAGATACCTGTTTACACCTTAGATGAAACAGATATGAAACAAATGATTATAAAAAAATTTGCTCGAGATATTAAGGTAGAAAAAGGGCATATTGACTTAATTGGTGGGATATTTTAACAATCGTAATAAGGGCGTTCAAAAACGCCCTTAACTATAACTCAATCACAGCTCGTAAGCCTTGGATTTTACCTTGGTATTCAATATTTTCTAAATAAAAACGATAGTGATGCAATTCTGCAATTCTTGCAACAATC
This is a stretch of genomic DNA from Haemophilus parainfluenzae. It encodes these proteins:
- a CDS encoding DUF1439 domain-containing protein, with the protein product MKTFKIILGMLIFSLFTPTVQATPFSINEQEMNHYLNKTVTINDSLRIPGLFSVDYSLKDLITRIGQNNDSRVEMSGLADMFIRLSDKTYVAKLHLTFDAIPEYNPQEGALYLKQLRILRWSGEPNNVMEQLQSVMPLLSRGIATLLGEIPVYTLDETDMKQMIIKKFARDIKVEKGHIDLIGGIF